One region of Parerythrobacter jejuensis genomic DNA includes:
- a CDS encoding NAD(P) transhydrogenase subunit alpha, whose amino-acid sequence MDFISILSIFVLACFVGYYVVWSVTPALHTPLMAVTNAISSVIIVGALIASAEAGSVVAKWLGLFGVVLASVNIFGGFAVTERMLAMYKKKEKK is encoded by the coding sequence ATGGACTTCATCTCTATCCTGTCGATCTTCGTGCTGGCGTGTTTCGTCGGCTATTATGTCGTGTGGTCGGTCACGCCGGCGCTTCATACGCCTTTGATGGCAGTGACGAATGCGATTTCCTCCGTGATTATCGTCGGTGCGCTGATTGCTTCGGCTGAGGCGGGCAGTGTGGTGGCCAAGTGGCTCGGCCTGTTCGGTGTCGTGCTGGCGAGCGTGAACATCTTTGGCGGCTTTGCCGTTACGGAGCGGATGCTGGCGATGTACAAGAAGAAGGAGAAGAAGTGA
- a CDS encoding NAD(P)(+) transhydrogenase (Re/Si-specific) subunit beta, with protein MDFSLLVAASDGAGVSPFVALAYLVAGVFFILALRGLSSPATSRTGNRYGMVGMLIAVVTTLITHDIANIAEIGVAMFLGGIIGITVARKIAMTAMPELVAGFHSLVGLAAVVVGLAAWLDPASFGITDANDQILMVSRIELGLGIAIGAITFSGSVIAFLKLSGRMSGSPILLPGRHIINLGTLLAILGLIAAYAVSGAGGAGEGQLIIYVTVLAFLIGFLLIIPIGGADMPVVVSMLNSYSGWAAAAMGFTLGNTAMIITGALVGSSGAILSYIMCRAMNRSFISVIAGGFGADDSAAGGGEAREQRPYKQGSADDAAFMLEQAEKVIIIPGYGMAVAQAQHVLREMADVLKDKGVDVKYAIHPVAGRMPGHMNVLLAEANVPYDEVFELEDINSEFAQADVAFIIGANDVVNPAAKTDKSSPIYGMPVFDVEKAKQVFFIKRSMGGVGYAGVDNDVFYMNQTVMLLSDAKKMVEEIVKALD; from the coding sequence ATGGACTTCTCCTTGCTCGTAGCCGCGTCAGACGGCGCTGGCGTCAGCCCCTTTGTGGCTCTCGCTTATCTCGTTGCCGGCGTATTCTTCATCCTCGCACTGCGCGGGCTTTCCAGCCCTGCGACCAGCCGGACTGGCAACCGATATGGCATGGTCGGTATGCTGATCGCGGTGGTCACGACGCTGATCACGCATGACATCGCCAATATCGCCGAAATTGGCGTGGCAATGTTCTTGGGCGGCATTATCGGCATCACGGTCGCGCGCAAGATCGCGATGACAGCGATGCCCGAACTGGTGGCAGGTTTCCACTCGCTGGTCGGCCTTGCCGCCGTAGTGGTGGGTCTCGCCGCATGGCTGGACCCTGCTTCGTTCGGGATTACTGACGCCAATGACCAGATCCTGATGGTCAGCCGGATCGAGCTGGGGCTGGGTATCGCCATCGGTGCAATCACCTTTTCGGGTTCGGTCATCGCGTTCCTGAAGCTTTCCGGCCGGATGAGCGGATCGCCGATCCTGCTGCCGGGCCGCCACATCATCAATCTGGGCACGTTGCTGGCCATCCTCGGCCTGATTGCTGCCTATGCCGTTTCGGGCGCGGGCGGCGCGGGCGAGGGCCAGTTGATCATCTACGTGACGGTGCTGGCCTTCCTGATCGGCTTCCTGCTGATCATCCCGATTGGCGGGGCGGATATGCCGGTCGTGGTGTCGATGCTGAACAGCTATTCCGGCTGGGCGGCGGCGGCGATGGGGTTCACGCTGGGCAACACGGCCATGATCATCACTGGCGCACTGGTCGGCAGTTCGGGCGCGATCCTGAGCTACATCATGTGCCGGGCGATGAACCGTAGCTTCATCTCCGTGATCGCAGGCGGCTTTGGCGCGGATGACAGCGCAGCCGGTGGCGGCGAGGCGCGCGAACAGCGCCCCTATAAGCAGGGTAGCGCTGACGATGCGGCCTTTATGCTGGAACAGGCCGAGAAGGTCATCATCATCCCCGGCTACGGCATGGCGGTGGCGCAGGCGCAGCACGTGCTGCGCGAAATGGCCGATGTGCTGAAGGACAAGGGCGTCGATGTGAAATACGCCATCCACCCCGTCGCAGGCCGGATGCCGGGGCACATGAACGTGCTGCTGGCAGAGGCCAATGTGCCTTATGATGAAGTGTTCGAGCTGGAGGATATCAACAGCGAATTCGCACAAGCGGACGTGGCTTTCATCATCGGTGCCAACGATGTGGTCAATCCGGCGGCGAAGACAGACAAATCCAGCCCAATTTACGGGATGCCGGTGTTCGATGTGGAGAAAGCCAAGCAGGTATTCTTCATCAAGCGTAGCATGGGCGGGGTTGGCTATGCCGGCGTCGATAACGATGTGTTCTACATGAACCAGACCGTGATGTTGTTGTCCGACGCCAAGAAGATGGTCGAGGAAATCGTCAAGGCGCTCGATTGA
- a CDS encoding parallel beta-helix domain-containing protein, with translation MTRFLIGAAALALGAPAFAETIEVAAGEGAQERLQEALILAEPGDEVVLGAGRFMLTDGLSLDVDNVTLRGAGMDASVIDFTGQQGAGEGLLVTSDNVTLRDFAVENAKGDGIKSKGADNIVYYKLRVTWTEGPKASNGAYAVYPVESTGILVDSVVVSGASDAGIYVGQSKDITVRNSIAQYNVAGIEIENSRNALVENNVAFHNTGGILVFDLPDLPVMGGGDVLVRRNLVATNNTPNFAPPGNIVAGIPKGTGIMVMANENVMIADNVLSGNDTGQVLVVAYSQAFTDERYNPYPRNVIVGSNLYSDGGRDPQLPGKDMLLAAFGGALPDVLWDGLSQEGKPALFAIEGTSGWSLNLPGQGVPLDQAQPGPMKVSEPSTPIDLSGIGAPPELAERIN, from the coding sequence ATGACACGTTTTCTGATCGGTGCTGCGGCGCTGGCACTGGGCGCACCGGCATTTGCCGAAACCATCGAAGTCGCTGCCGGTGAAGGCGCACAGGAACGGCTGCAAGAGGCGCTGATTCTGGCCGAACCGGGCGATGAAGTGGTCTTGGGCGCAGGCCGCTTCATGCTCACCGACGGGCTCAGCCTCGATGTCGATAATGTGACCTTGCGCGGCGCTGGTATGGACGCCTCGGTGATTGATTTCACTGGCCAGCAGGGCGCGGGCGAAGGCCTGTTGGTGACGTCTGATAACGTGACGTTACGCGATTTCGCGGTCGAGAATGCCAAAGGAGACGGGATCAAATCCAAGGGCGCGGACAATATCGTCTACTACAAGCTGCGGGTAACCTGGACCGAAGGGCCAAAGGCCAGCAACGGCGCCTATGCGGTCTATCCGGTCGAGAGCACGGGGATATTGGTCGACAGCGTAGTTGTCTCCGGCGCTTCCGACGCGGGCATTTATGTCGGCCAGAGCAAGGACATCACGGTCCGCAATTCCATCGCGCAATACAACGTCGCAGGGATCGAGATCGAGAACAGCCGCAATGCGCTGGTCGAGAACAATGTTGCCTTCCACAACACTGGCGGCATCCTCGTGTTCGACCTGCCCGACCTGCCTGTGATGGGTGGCGGTGACGTATTGGTGCGGCGCAACCTGGTGGCCACCAACAACACCCCCAATTTCGCCCCTCCGGGCAATATCGTCGCGGGGATTCCCAAAGGCACCGGCATCATGGTGATGGCGAATGAAAACGTCATGATCGCCGACAACGTGCTGTCAGGAAACGACACCGGCCAAGTGCTGGTGGTCGCCTATTCGCAAGCGTTCACCGATGAACGCTATAACCCCTATCCGCGCAATGTGATTGTCGGCTCAAACCTCTATTCGGATGGCGGACGCGATCCGCAGCTGCCGGGCAAGGATATGCTGTTGGCCGCATTTGGCGGAGCTCTGCCCGATGTGCTGTGGGATGGCTTGTCGCAGGAAGGCAAGCCTGCGCTTTTCGCGATTGAAGGGACCAGTGGCTGGTCGCTCAATCTGCCCGGGCAAGGTGTCCCGCTGGATCAGGCGCAGCCCGGCCCGATGAAAGTGAGTGAGCCGAGCACTCCGATCGATTTGTCTGGTATCGGTGCGCCGCCCGAACTTGCCGAGCGTATCAATTGA
- a CDS encoding outer membrane protein, with protein MRIATTQIFSLLLATGAAILLPTAAFAQDGGDERFEPEGGFYVTLNAGVTSPSDETFEGIQAPVAPSPGVAGAPANVAVGFDDDFTFAGAVGYQIPKRLFGVFQPSVELEYSYASPDVSGGAFNGGNQTFEGDIDVNTFTINYRSELRLKDDQRVVPFWGGGIGIADVDANVGYFPNNGVANAPTFGVQGSDTGLVLHSNAGVSFRLTDKIDLEARVRYQRVSGLDFERTFVAGGNSAFNADVSGRYETVSGLAGLRFRF; from the coding sequence ATGCGTATTGCCACAACCCAGATTTTCTCGCTTCTGCTCGCCACCGGCGCGGCGATCCTCCTCCCCACCGCAGCCTTCGCCCAGGACGGCGGCGACGAGCGCTTCGAGCCCGAGGGCGGGTTCTATGTCACGCTCAATGCTGGTGTTACCTCGCCAAGCGACGAGACCTTCGAAGGGATCCAGGCTCCTGTCGCGCCGTCGCCCGGTGTTGCTGGTGCTCCGGCCAATGTCGCGGTTGGCTTCGATGACGACTTCACCTTTGCCGGTGCGGTCGGCTATCAGATTCCCAAGCGCCTGTTCGGTGTCTTCCAGCCGAGTGTGGAACTGGAATACAGCTATGCCAGCCCCGATGTATCCGGCGGTGCCTTCAATGGTGGCAACCAGACCTTCGAAGGTGACATCGACGTCAACACCTTCACCATCAACTACCGCTCCGAACTGCGCCTGAAGGACGATCAGCGTGTCGTTCCATTCTGGGGTGGCGGTATCGGGATCGCCGATGTCGACGCCAATGTCGGCTATTTCCCCAATAATGGCGTTGCAAATGCGCCGACTTTCGGAGTGCAGGGCAGTGACACCGGGTTGGTGCTGCACAGCAATGCGGGTGTCAGCTTCCGTCTGACTGACAAGATCGATCTGGAGGCGCGCGTGCGTTACCAGCGCGTGTCGGGCCTGGATTTCGAACGCACCTTCGTTGCCGGCGGCAACAGTGCGTTCAACGCCGATGTTTCGGGCCGCTATGAAACCGTCTCTGGCCTGGCCGGATTGCGGTTCCGCTTCTGA
- the folP gene encoding dihydropteroate synthase yields the protein MTTESIYIRPIGFVPGPQAEEGDAIRLAGSMVYAHRFAVILRRDGQVAERWTCSPEHIAQVLGELPDSVGAEAETQWANLTVAHPPLSLGERTVRLDQPQVMGILNVTPDSFSDGGKFLDDPEVGKAQAAAMLEAGASIIDIGGESTKPGAQAVFEDQEIERILPAVQYCAAMGAAVSIDSRRAGVMEAALDTGAGIVNDVSALQYDPRSAELVAARGCPVILMHAPGSGQDLHEGGDYASVVFDVFDQLKARRDAAVQAGISADRIMLDPGLGFGKTLADNTALINALPLFHALGHPVLLGASRKRMIGALSNEAPVEQRLGGSVALAMAGMDAGAHLLRVHDVAETVQARNVWRGLRDAALTDFSDLAI from the coding sequence ATGACGACCGAATCGATCTACATCCGCCCGATTGGCTTTGTGCCGGGTCCGCAGGCGGAGGAGGGGGATGCGATCCGGTTGGCGGGGAGCATGGTCTATGCGCATCGCTTTGCTGTGATCCTGCGCCGGGATGGCCAGGTGGCGGAAAGATGGACCTGCTCGCCCGAGCATATCGCGCAGGTGCTGGGTGAATTGCCCGACAGCGTGGGGGCGGAGGCGGAGACGCAGTGGGCCAACCTTACAGTGGCGCATCCGCCGCTGTCGCTGGGCGAACGCACCGTGCGGCTCGACCAGCCGCAGGTGATGGGCATCCTCAATGTCACGCCCGACAGTTTCTCCGATGGTGGCAAGTTCCTCGACGATCCCGAAGTCGGCAAGGCACAGGCCGCCGCGATGCTGGAGGCAGGGGCCTCGATTATCGACATCGGCGGGGAAAGCACCAAGCCTGGCGCGCAGGCCGTGTTCGAGGATCAGGAGATCGAGCGCATCCTGCCCGCGGTACAATATTGTGCCGCAATGGGCGCTGCGGTCAGCATCGACAGCCGCCGTGCCGGTGTGATGGAGGCGGCGCTGGATACGGGCGCGGGTATCGTCAACGATGTGTCCGCCCTGCAATATGATCCGCGCAGTGCTGAGTTGGTCGCGGCGCGCGGATGCCCGGTGATCTTGATGCATGCGCCCGGAAGCGGGCAGGATCTGCATGAGGGCGGCGATTATGCCAGCGTCGTGTTCGACGTGTTTGACCAGCTCAAGGCGCGGCGCGATGCGGCGGTGCAGGCGGGCATTTCTGCGGATCGCATCATGCTCGATCCCGGTCTCGGTTTCGGCAAGACACTGGCCGACAACACGGCACTGATCAATGCGCTGCCGCTGTTCCATGCGCTGGGCCATCCGGTCCTGCTGGGGGCCAGCCGCAAGCGGATGATCGGTGCGCTCAGCAACGAGGCTCCGGTCGAGCAGCGGCTGGGCGGCAGTGTGGCGCTGGCGATGGCGGGCATGGATGCCGGCGCGCATCTGCTGCGGGTGCACGATGTCGCCGAGACAGTGCAGGCGCGCAATGTGTGGCGCGGCCTGCGCGATGCGGCACTGACCGACTTTTCCGATCTTGCTATATAG
- a CDS encoding SO2930 family diheme c-type cytochrome — protein MRKRVAFLGLATLALAGAIAARATPPPQIVDYPLIVGNDLPRLLSDFDFFVDARAQAPNIGVVPYRLNMPLFSDGADKLRFVYLPPDGKAVASNPDEVLDLPVGSALIKTFAFGEGKQRRLIETRVLLHRADGWLALPYKWNAEQTEARLALAGARLPLTTPSGEEISYRIPNKNQCKECHGVDDAVVPIGPKARNLSKAFLGDMVASGTLDAVPAQAGSIPLWEDRKTADVTASARGYLDVNCAHCHRPGATASNSGLDLRWEQQDRMAIGVMKRPVAAGRGSGGFDFDVVPGRPQESILLHRMRVNEPGVAMPELGKATVDAEGVALIERWILEIGP, from the coding sequence TTGAGGAAAAGGGTTGCCTTCCTGGGTCTTGCGACGCTCGCCTTGGCAGGGGCGATTGCCGCACGCGCTACGCCGCCGCCCCAGATCGTCGACTATCCCCTGATTGTCGGAAACGACCTCCCGCGATTGTTGAGTGACTTCGACTTTTTCGTCGATGCCCGCGCGCAAGCTCCCAATATCGGGGTGGTGCCTTACCGGCTCAATATGCCGCTATTTTCGGATGGGGCCGACAAGCTGAGGTTCGTCTATCTCCCGCCGGACGGGAAGGCCGTTGCGAGCAATCCGGACGAAGTTCTCGACCTGCCCGTAGGAAGTGCGCTGATCAAGACCTTTGCATTCGGCGAGGGGAAGCAGCGCCGCCTGATCGAAACGCGTGTTCTGCTGCATCGGGCCGATGGCTGGCTGGCCTTGCCGTACAAGTGGAACGCAGAGCAGACCGAGGCGCGGCTGGCACTGGCCGGAGCACGGCTGCCCCTGACGACACCCTCCGGCGAAGAGATCAGCTACCGGATCCCCAACAAGAACCAGTGCAAGGAATGCCACGGGGTCGATGACGCGGTGGTGCCCATCGGGCCCAAGGCACGCAATCTGTCAAAGGCTTTCTTGGGCGATATGGTCGCTTCGGGCACGCTGGATGCGGTTCCCGCTCAAGCTGGCTCGATTCCGCTGTGGGAGGACCGCAAGACTGCCGATGTCACAGCGTCTGCCCGTGGCTATCTTGATGTGAATTGCGCCCATTGCCACCGGCCCGGGGCCACCGCATCCAACAGCGGCCTCGACCTGCGATGGGAACAGCAGGACCGGATGGCCATCGGGGTGATGAAGCGCCCTGTGGCGGCGGGCCGTGGATCGGGTGGCTTTGACTTTGATGTTGTGCCCGGTCGCCCGCAGGAATCGATCCTGCTGCACCGGATGCGCGTAAACGAACCCGGCGTTGCAATGCCCGAACTGGGCAAGGCAACAGTGGATGCAGAAGGCGTCGCGCTGATCGAACGCTGGATATTGGAGATTGGCCCGTGA
- a CDS encoding alkaline phosphatase D family protein, producing the protein MRSIFAALPLALAAPAMAQDAQVTVGPDAFLEGYYASIKDSVAMPTAPVGAPLPSNVATITRIAFGSCNHQSRSQHMWDQIAATNPDMFLFIGDNIYGDQTWSGDAALTTLREAYAKQASHPEFIQFRSTIPMMVSWDDHDFGFNDGGGNFAFRGFAEDIYETFWDSSEEVKARPGIYESKVFGNAGRRVQLIMLDTRFFRADFERMPFREERPPLGPYVPSQDAGKTMLGQAQWAWLEQELAKPADLRILVSSIQVLTDAHDYESWEQLPLERAKLYKMLGARADSGLVILSGDRHAGGIYTDTPLAAGEQLWELTSSSLNLAFNSTERNTAREPDPRRITDFISEENFGLVEIDWDAEQLTLSLRGAAGEVRVTETIGWAPPVSDAPPIMGEPATSGSR; encoded by the coding sequence ATGCGCTCGATATTTGCTGCCCTTCCGCTGGCCTTGGCTGCACCGGCCATGGCCCAGGATGCCCAAGTGACGGTCGGCCCCGACGCCTTCCTCGAAGGCTACTATGCGAGCATCAAGGATAGTGTCGCCATGCCGACGGCCCCGGTCGGTGCGCCCCTGCCATCCAATGTCGCGACGATCACCCGGATCGCCTTTGGCAGCTGCAACCACCAGTCGCGCAGCCAGCATATGTGGGACCAGATCGCGGCAACCAACCCGGACATGTTCCTGTTCATCGGCGACAATATCTATGGCGACCAGACGTGGTCGGGGGATGCGGCGCTGACGACTTTGCGTGAGGCCTATGCGAAACAGGCGAGCCATCCCGAGTTTATCCAATTCCGTTCGACCATTCCGATGATGGTTTCGTGGGATGATCACGATTTCGGCTTCAACGATGGCGGCGGCAATTTCGCATTTCGCGGTTTCGCCGAGGATATCTACGAAACATTCTGGGACTCGTCGGAAGAGGTAAAGGCGCGCCCGGGCATTTATGAAAGCAAGGTTTTCGGCAATGCAGGTCGCCGGGTCCAGCTGATCATGCTCGATACGCGCTTCTTCCGGGCCGATTTCGAACGCATGCCGTTCCGCGAAGAACGCCCGCCATTGGGGCCGTATGTGCCCAGCCAGGATGCGGGCAAGACCATGCTGGGCCAGGCGCAATGGGCGTGGCTGGAACAAGAACTGGCCAAACCTGCGGACCTCCGCATCCTGGTCAGCTCGATCCAGGTGCTGACCGATGCGCATGATTATGAAAGCTGGGAACAGCTGCCGCTGGAACGGGCCAAGCTCTACAAAATGCTGGGTGCGCGCGCGGATAGCGGGTTGGTAATCCTGTCAGGTGATCGCCACGCCGGCGGCATCTATACCGACACGCCGCTGGCTGCCGGCGAGCAATTGTGGGAGCTGACCAGCTCCTCGCTCAATCTCGCGTTCAACAGTACCGAGCGCAACACGGCACGCGAGCCTGATCCGCGCCGCATTACCGACTTCATCTCGGAGGAGAATTTCGGGCTGGTCGAAATCGATTGGGACGCCGAACAGCTGACCCTGTCGCTGCGCGGGGCGGCGGGTGAAGTGCGGGTGACCGAGACAATCGGGTGGGCGCCGCCGGTGAGCGACGCCCCGCCGATCATGGGCGAACCTGCGACCTCAGGATCCCGGTGA
- a CDS encoding NAD(P) transhydrogenase subunit alpha — protein sequence MRIAVLKERASGETRVALTPETAKKFIALGASVAVESGAGAHASISDAAFEEAGAQIGTAEAVTKDAGIVLGVQAPDPGLLSGAQQGAMVAATFDPFQQGDRVDAYAKAGLEALSMEFMPRITRAQSMDVLSSQSNLSGYKAVIAAADQYGRAFPMMMTAAGTVQAARCFVMGVGVAGLQAIATAKRLGAQVSATDVRPETAEQITSLGAKAIFAEGLEASGEGGYAAELTDEQKAAQAELVTGHIAKQDIVITTALIPGRAAPRLISDDQIAAMKPGSVIFDLAVAQGGNVEGSKPDELVERHGVTIMGYSNTPASLAPDTSALFARNLFNFLSAFWDKEAGKPVLDEEIGNAVRLTQGGKVVSERLNG from the coding sequence TTGCGGATCGCGGTTCTCAAGGAACGCGCGAGCGGGGAAACCCGTGTCGCGCTGACGCCGGAAACGGCGAAGAAATTCATCGCCCTGGGTGCGAGTGTGGCCGTTGAAAGCGGTGCGGGCGCACATGCCTCGATTTCCGACGCGGCCTTCGAAGAGGCGGGCGCGCAAATCGGCACAGCCGAGGCGGTGACCAAGGATGCGGGCATCGTGCTCGGCGTCCAGGCGCCAGATCCCGGCCTTCTTTCTGGCGCGCAGCAAGGCGCGATGGTCGCCGCGACCTTCGATCCTTTCCAGCAGGGCGACCGTGTCGACGCCTATGCCAAGGCGGGTCTCGAAGCCTTAAGCATGGAATTCATGCCGCGTATCACCCGTGCACAGAGTATGGATGTGCTCTCCAGCCAGTCCAACCTGTCCGGTTACAAGGCTGTGATCGCGGCGGCAGACCAGTATGGCCGCGCTTTCCCGATGATGATGACAGCGGCAGGTACGGTGCAGGCCGCGCGGTGCTTCGTCATGGGCGTTGGTGTGGCCGGTCTGCAGGCGATTGCCACGGCCAAGCGTTTGGGCGCGCAAGTTTCCGCGACCGATGTGCGGCCCGAAACGGCCGAGCAGATCACCTCGCTGGGCGCGAAAGCAATTTTCGCCGAAGGCCTCGAAGCATCGGGTGAGGGTGGTTACGCCGCTGAACTGACGGACGAGCAGAAGGCCGCGCAGGCCGAGCTCGTTACCGGCCATATTGCCAAACAGGATATTGTCATCACCACCGCGTTGATCCCGGGCCGCGCTGCACCGCGCCTGATCAGTGACGACCAGATTGCGGCCATGAAGCCGGGCAGCGTGATTTTCGACCTGGCCGTGGCCCAGGGCGGCAATGTCGAAGGTTCCAAGCCCGATGAACTGGTGGAGCGCCACGGCGTCACCATCATGGGCTATTCCAACACGCCCGCATCCCTCGCGCCCGACACTTCGGCCCTGTTTGCACGCAACCTATTCAACTTCCTCTCCGCCTTCTGGGACAAAGAGGCTGGAAAGCCGGTTCTGGACGAGGAAATCGGCAATGCCGTGCGCCTGACACAGGGCGGCAAGGTTGTGAGCGAGAGGCTGAACGGGTGA
- a CDS encoding SDR family oxidoreductase: MQKLNGMTCVVTGGAQGIGRATCKAFVEEGAHVVLTDIDEDAGQNAADALGCTFHKLDVREEGDWDALARAFPQIDVLFNNAGVTGFEDSLGPHDPENASLADWRAVNAVNMDGTFLGCRYAIGAMKAKGEGAIINMSSRSGLVGIPGAAAYAASKAAIRNHSKSVALYCAQQGWKIRCNSIHPAAILTGIWEPMLGDGPDREEKMAALVADTPLKRFGTVEEVAALCVFLASAESGYMTGTELTLDGGLLAGSAASPGS, translated from the coding sequence ATGCAAAAATTGAATGGAATGACGTGCGTCGTAACTGGCGGCGCGCAAGGTATTGGCCGTGCCACTTGCAAGGCATTTGTCGAGGAAGGCGCACACGTCGTCCTGACGGACATCGACGAAGACGCCGGCCAGAACGCGGCAGACGCTCTGGGCTGCACCTTTCACAAGCTCGATGTGCGTGAAGAAGGCGATTGGGATGCACTTGCCCGCGCGTTCCCGCAGATCGATGTGCTGTTCAACAATGCCGGTGTGACCGGCTTTGAAGACAGCCTTGGTCCGCATGATCCGGAGAACGCATCGCTCGCCGATTGGCGTGCTGTCAACGCGGTCAACATGGACGGCACGTTCCTTGGCTGTCGCTATGCGATTGGTGCGATGAAGGCGAAGGGCGAAGGCGCAATCATCAACATGTCCTCCCGCTCGGGCCTTGTCGGTATCCCCGGCGCAGCCGCCTATGCCGCTTCCAAGGCAGCGATCCGCAACCATTCCAAATCCGTGGCGCTCTATTGTGCGCAGCAGGGATGGAAGATCCGCTGTAACTCGATCCACCCGGCCGCAATCCTGACCGGTATCTGGGAGCCAATGCTGGGCGACGGACCGGACCGTGAAGAGAAGATGGCGGCTCTGGTAGCCGACACCCCGCTCAAGCGGTTCGGCACGGTTGAGGAAGTCGCCGCGCTGTGCGTCTTCCTTGCGTCCGCCGAAAGCGGTTACATGACCGGGACCGAGCTCACTCTGGATGGCGGTTTGCTGGCCGGATCGGCAGCGTCACCGGGATCCTGA
- a CDS encoding sigma-54-dependent transcriptional regulator has translation MAENDTRLLMLIDDEPAQSRLVTALAAREGWRTLVVKDSETAIATLGTRQGMQLSAIILDQWVPGDDACQLIEELKTRRPALPILMLTQSASPLLAVEAMRAGATDYLIKPVAPERLMRALRSATKHEAPKDELQPLTEKMPAVLDFDAMIGSEASFRTALARAAKVARGHGHVLIEGESGTGKEMLLRAMHAASPRAKSAFRLVNVGSIAANSIESTLFGHEQGAFPGAFDRQVGAIQFCDGGTLVLDEIDRLSTDLQERLAATLAEGIVRPVGATHGFKIDLRLLSASNLPLSDLVDAGHFDPNLLEQVSATKIELPPLRERPGDIPALARHFLGRIGEQPGLRHLSLADSALVLLSAFDWPGNVRQLQAVLFRAAVFCEGEALTGQDFPQLSAILGDLGDSGASLPEAIGVMLYTQDGNLRPLEEIEADVIRLAIGHYRGRMTEVARRLGIGRSTLYRKLSDLGIDNAA, from the coding sequence ATGGCTGAGAACGACACACGCCTGCTGATGCTGATTGATGACGAGCCGGCCCAGAGCCGCCTTGTCACAGCCCTCGCCGCGCGTGAGGGTTGGCGCACATTGGTGGTCAAGGATTCCGAAACCGCCATTGCCACGCTCGGCACGCGCCAGGGCATGCAATTGTCGGCCATCATCTTGGACCAGTGGGTGCCGGGCGACGATGCCTGCCAGCTGATCGAAGAACTCAAGACCCGCCGCCCCGCTCTGCCGATCCTGATGCTGACCCAGAGTGCCAGCCCACTGCTGGCTGTAGAAGCCATGCGGGCCGGAGCGACAGACTATCTGATCAAGCCGGTCGCACCAGAGCGCCTGATGCGCGCCCTGCGTAGCGCGACCAAACACGAAGCTCCGAAAGACGAGCTCCAGCCGCTAACTGAGAAGATGCCGGCCGTGCTCGATTTCGATGCCATGATCGGCTCCGAAGCGAGCTTCCGCACGGCCCTGGCCCGCGCCGCCAAAGTGGCACGCGGACACGGCCATGTCCTGATCGAAGGCGAAAGTGGCACCGGCAAGGAAATGTTGCTGCGGGCCATGCATGCGGCCAGTCCGCGCGCGAAATCGGCCTTCCGCCTCGTCAATGTCGGCAGCATCGCCGCCAATTCCATCGAATCGACCTTGTTCGGCCATGAGCAGGGCGCCTTCCCGGGGGCCTTTGACCGCCAGGTCGGAGCAATACAGTTCTGCGATGGCGGCACGCTGGTCCTTGACGAGATTGACCGACTGAGCACCGACCTGCAGGAACGCCTCGCTGCAACCTTGGCAGAAGGGATCGTCCGCCCGGTCGGAGCCACTCACGGTTTCAAAATCGATTTGCGCCTGTTGAGTGCGAGCAACTTGCCGCTCTCCGATCTGGTCGATGCCGGTCATTTCGACCCGAATTTGCTCGAACAGGTGTCGGCCACCAAGATCGAGCTTCCGCCACTGCGCGAACGGCCCGGCGATATTCCGGCGCTTGCACGCCATTTCCTGGGCCGGATCGGCGAGCAGCCCGGATTGCGCCATTTGTCGCTCGCCGACAGCGCCCTTGTGCTGCTCTCTGCATTCGACTGGCCAGGCAATGTCCGCCAATTGCAAGCAGTGCTATTCCGCGCTGCCGTCTTCTGCGAAGGCGAAGCGCTGACCGGGCAGGATTTCCCGCAATTGTCCGCCATCCTGGGGGATCTGGGTGACAGCGGTGCGTCCCTGCCCGAAGCGATCGGCGTGATGCTCTACACCCAGGACGGGAACCTGCGCCCGCTCGAAGAGATCGAAGCGGACGTAATTCGCCTGGCAATCGGCCACTACCGTGGCCGGATGACCGAAGTCGCCCGCCGCCTCGGCATCGGGCGCTCCACGCTTTACCGCAAGCTTAGCGATCTGGGCATCGACAATGCGGCTTGA